A single region of the Hirundo rustica isolate bHirRus1 chromosome 17, bHirRus1.pri.v3, whole genome shotgun sequence genome encodes:
- the NAA25 gene encoding N-alpha-acetyltransferase 25, NatB auxiliary subunit isoform X1 translates to MAARGHVQDPNDRRLRPIYDYLDNGNNKMAIQQADKLLKKHKDLHCAKVLKAIGLQRTGKQDEAYALAQEVAALEPTDDNSLQALTILYREMHRPELVTKLYEAAVKKVPNSEEYHSHLFMAYARVGEYKKMQQAGMALYKIVPKNPYYFWSVMSLIMQSISAQDENLSKTMFLPLAERMVEKMVKEDKIEAEAEVELYYMILERLEKYKEALDVVRGKLGEKLTSELQSRENKCMAMYKKLHRWPECNALARRLLLKNSDDWQFYITYFDSVFQLIDESWTPPAEEEHSLEGEVHCSIEQAVNFIEERITEESKSSRPLRGPYLAKLELIRRLRHRGCNDEYKLGDPEELMFQYFKKFGDKPCCFTDLKVFVDLLPPSQYTKFIRQLLDVIPLAAAAENEVALPADIKALQQHLCVVQLSRLLGLYHALEKKQKLAVVRELMLRYRHGLEFGKSCLKTELQFSDYYCLLAVHLLLDLWLEGEEAAVWQCLTLLEEGLSHSPSNAQFKLLLIRIYCRLGAFEPVSELYSSLDAKHIQHDTIGYLLTRYAGSLGHYAAASQSCNFALRFFHSNQKDTSEYIIQAYKYGAFEKIPEFIAFRNRLNSSLHFAQVRTERMLLDLLLEANISTSLEESIKSMSLSPEEDDIPWKDLRDNRDLTVLFSWDPKDRDISEEHRKLSLEEETLWLRIRSLTLRLVSGLPTLGHTIQPKNSEKTAENGVSSKIDTIRALLQQLEAAVDSGKKFLEQKIQYPVLGPPPTRMAGFFSNGSCQCQTSLFYLVSDIYELDTNGLEDSAEIQERIGNSFKSLVERLTDLFSKCKGDLIEVRDGALKTHPNLLENLVFFVETISIALWVSSYCDSVLRPFKSNLQKKKKKKKESSVAMPPVFTHFLDYVTELQTLTSNVIDHIKGLEIILTALKLEELSLKDTLLLQEEKKFTKTVQGKVQSSYHHSVQEIGELLKKRLDTIKKLKI, encoded by the exons ATGGCGGCGCGGGGCCATGTGCAGGACCCCAACGACCGCCGCCTGCGGCCCATCTACG ATTATCTCGATAATGGCAATAATAAAATGGCAATCCAGCAAGCAGATAAACTGCTCAAGAAGCACAAGGACCTTCACTGTGCCAAG GTGCTGAAGGCCATTGGCTTGCAGAGGACTGGCAAGCAGGATGAAGCCTACGCCCTGGCACAAGAAGTAGCAGCACTTGAACCCACAGATGACAATTCCTTGCAAGCACTGACCATTCTCTACAGGGAAATGCACAGAC CCGAGCTGGTGACTAAACTTTATGAGGCAGCTGTGAAGAAGGTCCCCAACAGTGAAGAGTATCACTCCCACCTCTTCATGGCCTATGCCAGGGTTGGAGAGTACAAGAAGATGCAACAG gCTGGAATGGCACTTTATAAGATTGTTCCCAAAAATCCGTATTATTTCTGGTCCGTGATGAGCCTGATCATGCAG TCTATCTCAGCACAGGATGAAAACCTCTCCAAGACGATGTTTTTGCCACTTGCTGAGAGAATGGTGGAAAAAATGGTGAAAGAGGACAAGATTGAAGCTGAGGCTGAA gtggAACTGTACTACATGATCCTGGAACGTttggagaagtacaaggaagcCTTAGATGTTGTGAGGGGAAAGCTTGGAG agaAGCTGACGAGCGAGCTGCAGAGCCGGGAGAACAAGTGCATGGCCATGTACAAGAAGCTGCACAGGTGGCCCGAGTGCAACGCGCTGgccaggaggctgctgctcaaAAA CTCAGATGATTGGCAGTTTTATATAACTTACTTTGATTCAGTGTTTCAACTCATTGATGAGTCCTGGACGCCTCCGGCAGAGGAAGAGCA CTCTCTGGAAGGAGAAGTGCACTGCTCCATCGAGCAGGCTGTGAACTTCATCGAGGAGAGGATAACGGAGGAATCCAAGAGCTCCCGGCCGCTCCGGGGACCCTACCTGGCCAAACTGGAGCTGATCCGGCGCCTGCGACACAGGGGCTGCAACGATGAGTACAAACTGG GTGATCCAGAAGAGCTGATGTTCCAGTACTTCAAAAAATTTGGGGACAAGCCCTGCTGTTTTACTGATCTCAAAGTGTTTGTGGATCTCCTCCCACCCAGCCAGTACACAAAG TTCATCCGGCAGCTGCTGGACGTGATCCcgctggcggcggcggccgagAACGAGGTGGCTCTGCCCGCTGACATCaaggccctgcagcagcacctgtgcGTGGTGCAGctctccaggctgctggggCTCTACCACGCCTTGGAGAAGAAGCAGAAGCTGGCAGTGGTGCGGGAGCTGATGCTGAGATACCGCCACGGCTTGGAGTTTG ggaAATCTTGTTTGAAAACTGAATTGCAGTTTTCAGATTATTACTGCCTGCTTGCAGTCCACCTGCTGCTTGATCTGTGGCTGGAAG GTGAAGAGGCGGCCGTGTGGCAGTGCCTGACTCTCCTGGAGGAAGGGCTGTCTCACAGTCCCTCCAATGCTCAGTTTAAGCTGCTGCTCATCCGGATCTACTGCCGGCTCGGCGCCTTCGAGCCCGTCTCGGAGCTCTACTCCAGCCTCGACGCCAAGCACATCCAGCACGACACCATCGG TTATCTCCTGACACGCTACGCCGGCTCCCTGGGCCACTACGCTGCTGCTTCCCAATCCTGCAACTTTGCACTCAGGTTTTTCCACTCCAACCAGAAAGAT ACCTCAGAATACATCATCCAAGCCTACAAGTACGGGGCGTTTGAGAAGATCCCGGAATTCATCGCGTTCAGGAACAGGCTGAACTCTTCCCTCCACTTCGCGCAGGTTCGCACCGAGCGGATGTTGTTGGACCTCTTACTTGAAGCAAACAT ATCAACCAGTTTAGAAGAAAGTATAAAGTCCATGAgtctgagcccagaggaggatGACATTCCATGGAAAGATCTGCGTGACAACAGAGACCTGACAGTCTTGTTTAGCTGGGATCCAAAAGACAG GGACATTTCTGAGGAACATCGGAAGCTGTCCCTGGAGGAGGAAACCCTGTGGTTGCGAATCCGGTCTTTAACGTTGAGGCTGGTGAGCGGACTCCCAACTCTTGGTCACACCATCCAACCAAAGAATTCTGAAAAGACTGCAGAGAACGGTGTCTCATCCAAGATTGACACGATCcgagccctgctgcagcagctggaagcggCGGTGGATTCGGGGAAGAAGTTTCTAGAACAAAAAATCCAG TATCCTGTCCTTGGCCCTCCTCCTACCCGAATGGCTGGCTTCTTCAGCAATGGCAGCTGTCAGTGCCAGACTAGCTTGTTTTATCTTGTTAGTGATATTTATGAACTAGATACCAATGGCTTAG aagattCAGCAGAAATCCAGGAAAGAATAGGGAATAGTTTCAAGTCTTTAGTAGAACGACTGACAG acttGTTCAGTAAATGTAAAGGTGATTTGATTGAAGTCAGAGATGGCGCCTTGAAAACTCATCCAAACCTGTTAGAAAACTTAGTCTTCTTTgttgag ACGATCTCCATTGCCCTGTGGGTATCGAGTTACTGTGACAGTGTCCTCCGACCTTTTAAATCCAAcctgcaaaaaaagaagaagaaaaaaaaagaaagcagtgtAGCAATG cCGCCTGTATTTACCCATTTCCTGGATTATGTAACTGAACTCCAGACGTTAACTTCCAATGTAATAGATCATATCAAAGGGCTTGAAATCATTCTGACTGCACTAAAACTTGAAGAACTGTCCCTCAAGGACACTCTGCTTTTACAG gaagaaaaaaagtttacaaAGACTGTGCAAGGGAAGGTGCAGAGCAGTTACCACCACTCAGTTCAGGAAATTGGAGAGCTGCTGAAAAAGAGACTCGATACCATTAAAAAACTAAAGATTTGA
- the NAA25 gene encoding N-alpha-acetyltransferase 25, NatB auxiliary subunit isoform X3 has product MAARGHVQDPNDRRLRPIYDYLDNGNNKMAIQQADKLLKKHKDLHCAKVLKAIGLQRTGKQDEAYALAQEVAALEPTDDNSLQALTILYREMHRPELVTKLYEAAVKKVPNSEEYHSHLFMAYARVGEYKKMQQSISAQDENLSKTMFLPLAERMVEKMVKEDKIEAEAEVELYYMILERLEKYKEALDVVRGKLGEKLTSELQSRENKCMAMYKKLHRWPECNALARRLLLKNSDDWQFYITYFDSVFQLIDESWTPPAEEEHSLEGEVHCSIEQAVNFIEERITEESKSSRPLRGPYLAKLELIRRLRHRGCNDEYKLGDPEELMFQYFKKFGDKPCCFTDLKVFVDLLPPSQYTKFIRQLLDVIPLAAAAENEVALPADIKALQQHLCVVQLSRLLGLYHALEKKQKLAVVRELMLRYRHGLEFGKSCLKTELQFSDYYCLLAVHLLLDLWLEGEEAAVWQCLTLLEEGLSHSPSNAQFKLLLIRIYCRLGAFEPVSELYSSLDAKHIQHDTIGYLLTRYAGSLGHYAAASQSCNFALRFFHSNQKDTSEYIIQAYKYGAFEKIPEFIAFRNRLNSSLHFAQVRTERMLLDLLLEANISTSLEESIKSMSLSPEEDDIPWKDLRDNRDLTVLFSWDPKDRDISEEHRKLSLEEETLWLRIRSLTLRLVSGLPTLGHTIQPKNSEKTAENGVSSKIDTIRALLQQLEAAVDSGKKFLEQKIQYPVLGPPPTRMAGFFSNGSCQCQTSLFYLVSDIYELDTNGLEDSAEIQERIGNSFKSLVERLTDLFSKCKGDLIEVRDGALKTHPNLLENLVFFVETISIALWVSSYCDSVLRPFKSNLQKKKKKKKESSVAMPPVFTHFLDYVTELQTLTSNVIDHIKGLEIILTALKLEELSLKDTLLLQEEKKFTKTVQGKVQSSYHHSVQEIGELLKKRLDTIKKLKI; this is encoded by the exons ATGGCGGCGCGGGGCCATGTGCAGGACCCCAACGACCGCCGCCTGCGGCCCATCTACG ATTATCTCGATAATGGCAATAATAAAATGGCAATCCAGCAAGCAGATAAACTGCTCAAGAAGCACAAGGACCTTCACTGTGCCAAG GTGCTGAAGGCCATTGGCTTGCAGAGGACTGGCAAGCAGGATGAAGCCTACGCCCTGGCACAAGAAGTAGCAGCACTTGAACCCACAGATGACAATTCCTTGCAAGCACTGACCATTCTCTACAGGGAAATGCACAGAC CCGAGCTGGTGACTAAACTTTATGAGGCAGCTGTGAAGAAGGTCCCCAACAGTGAAGAGTATCACTCCCACCTCTTCATGGCCTATGCCAGGGTTGGAGAGTACAAGAAGATGCAACAG TCTATCTCAGCACAGGATGAAAACCTCTCCAAGACGATGTTTTTGCCACTTGCTGAGAGAATGGTGGAAAAAATGGTGAAAGAGGACAAGATTGAAGCTGAGGCTGAA gtggAACTGTACTACATGATCCTGGAACGTttggagaagtacaaggaagcCTTAGATGTTGTGAGGGGAAAGCTTGGAG agaAGCTGACGAGCGAGCTGCAGAGCCGGGAGAACAAGTGCATGGCCATGTACAAGAAGCTGCACAGGTGGCCCGAGTGCAACGCGCTGgccaggaggctgctgctcaaAAA CTCAGATGATTGGCAGTTTTATATAACTTACTTTGATTCAGTGTTTCAACTCATTGATGAGTCCTGGACGCCTCCGGCAGAGGAAGAGCA CTCTCTGGAAGGAGAAGTGCACTGCTCCATCGAGCAGGCTGTGAACTTCATCGAGGAGAGGATAACGGAGGAATCCAAGAGCTCCCGGCCGCTCCGGGGACCCTACCTGGCCAAACTGGAGCTGATCCGGCGCCTGCGACACAGGGGCTGCAACGATGAGTACAAACTGG GTGATCCAGAAGAGCTGATGTTCCAGTACTTCAAAAAATTTGGGGACAAGCCCTGCTGTTTTACTGATCTCAAAGTGTTTGTGGATCTCCTCCCACCCAGCCAGTACACAAAG TTCATCCGGCAGCTGCTGGACGTGATCCcgctggcggcggcggccgagAACGAGGTGGCTCTGCCCGCTGACATCaaggccctgcagcagcacctgtgcGTGGTGCAGctctccaggctgctggggCTCTACCACGCCTTGGAGAAGAAGCAGAAGCTGGCAGTGGTGCGGGAGCTGATGCTGAGATACCGCCACGGCTTGGAGTTTG ggaAATCTTGTTTGAAAACTGAATTGCAGTTTTCAGATTATTACTGCCTGCTTGCAGTCCACCTGCTGCTTGATCTGTGGCTGGAAG GTGAAGAGGCGGCCGTGTGGCAGTGCCTGACTCTCCTGGAGGAAGGGCTGTCTCACAGTCCCTCCAATGCTCAGTTTAAGCTGCTGCTCATCCGGATCTACTGCCGGCTCGGCGCCTTCGAGCCCGTCTCGGAGCTCTACTCCAGCCTCGACGCCAAGCACATCCAGCACGACACCATCGG TTATCTCCTGACACGCTACGCCGGCTCCCTGGGCCACTACGCTGCTGCTTCCCAATCCTGCAACTTTGCACTCAGGTTTTTCCACTCCAACCAGAAAGAT ACCTCAGAATACATCATCCAAGCCTACAAGTACGGGGCGTTTGAGAAGATCCCGGAATTCATCGCGTTCAGGAACAGGCTGAACTCTTCCCTCCACTTCGCGCAGGTTCGCACCGAGCGGATGTTGTTGGACCTCTTACTTGAAGCAAACAT ATCAACCAGTTTAGAAGAAAGTATAAAGTCCATGAgtctgagcccagaggaggatGACATTCCATGGAAAGATCTGCGTGACAACAGAGACCTGACAGTCTTGTTTAGCTGGGATCCAAAAGACAG GGACATTTCTGAGGAACATCGGAAGCTGTCCCTGGAGGAGGAAACCCTGTGGTTGCGAATCCGGTCTTTAACGTTGAGGCTGGTGAGCGGACTCCCAACTCTTGGTCACACCATCCAACCAAAGAATTCTGAAAAGACTGCAGAGAACGGTGTCTCATCCAAGATTGACACGATCcgagccctgctgcagcagctggaagcggCGGTGGATTCGGGGAAGAAGTTTCTAGAACAAAAAATCCAG TATCCTGTCCTTGGCCCTCCTCCTACCCGAATGGCTGGCTTCTTCAGCAATGGCAGCTGTCAGTGCCAGACTAGCTTGTTTTATCTTGTTAGTGATATTTATGAACTAGATACCAATGGCTTAG aagattCAGCAGAAATCCAGGAAAGAATAGGGAATAGTTTCAAGTCTTTAGTAGAACGACTGACAG acttGTTCAGTAAATGTAAAGGTGATTTGATTGAAGTCAGAGATGGCGCCTTGAAAACTCATCCAAACCTGTTAGAAAACTTAGTCTTCTTTgttgag ACGATCTCCATTGCCCTGTGGGTATCGAGTTACTGTGACAGTGTCCTCCGACCTTTTAAATCCAAcctgcaaaaaaagaagaagaaaaaaaaagaaagcagtgtAGCAATG cCGCCTGTATTTACCCATTTCCTGGATTATGTAACTGAACTCCAGACGTTAACTTCCAATGTAATAGATCATATCAAAGGGCTTGAAATCATTCTGACTGCACTAAAACTTGAAGAACTGTCCCTCAAGGACACTCTGCTTTTACAG gaagaaaaaaagtttacaaAGACTGTGCAAGGGAAGGTGCAGAGCAGTTACCACCACTCAGTTCAGGAAATTGGAGAGCTGCTGAAAAAGAGACTCGATACCATTAAAAAACTAAAGATTTGA
- the NAA25 gene encoding N-alpha-acetyltransferase 25, NatB auxiliary subunit isoform X4, with protein sequence MAIQQADKLLKKHKDLHCAKVLKAIGLQRTGKQDEAYALAQEVAALEPTDDNSLQALTILYREMHRPELVTKLYEAAVKKVPNSEEYHSHLFMAYARVGEYKKMQQAGMALYKIVPKNPYYFWSVMSLIMQSISAQDENLSKTMFLPLAERMVEKMVKEDKIEAEAEVELYYMILERLEKYKEALDVVRGKLGEKLTSELQSRENKCMAMYKKLHRWPECNALARRLLLKNSDDWQFYITYFDSVFQLIDESWTPPAEEEHSLEGEVHCSIEQAVNFIEERITEESKSSRPLRGPYLAKLELIRRLRHRGCNDEYKLGDPEELMFQYFKKFGDKPCCFTDLKVFVDLLPPSQYTKFIRQLLDVIPLAAAAENEVALPADIKALQQHLCVVQLSRLLGLYHALEKKQKLAVVRELMLRYRHGLEFGKSCLKTELQFSDYYCLLAVHLLLDLWLEGEEAAVWQCLTLLEEGLSHSPSNAQFKLLLIRIYCRLGAFEPVSELYSSLDAKHIQHDTIGYLLTRYAGSLGHYAAASQSCNFALRFFHSNQKDTSEYIIQAYKYGAFEKIPEFIAFRNRLNSSLHFAQVRTERMLLDLLLEANISTSLEESIKSMSLSPEEDDIPWKDLRDNRDLTVLFSWDPKDRDISEEHRKLSLEEETLWLRIRSLTLRLVSGLPTLGHTIQPKNSEKTAENGVSSKIDTIRALLQQLEAAVDSGKKFLEQKIQYPVLGPPPTRMAGFFSNGSCQCQTSLFYLVSDIYELDTNGLEDSAEIQERIGNSFKSLVERLTDLFSKCKGDLIEVRDGALKTHPNLLENLVFFVETISIALWVSSYCDSVLRPFKSNLQKKKKKKKESSVAMPPVFTHFLDYVTELQTLTSNVIDHIKGLEIILTALKLEELSLKDTLLLQEEKKFTKTVQGKVQSSYHHSVQEIGELLKKRLDTIKKLKI encoded by the exons ATGGCAATCCAGCAAGCAGATAAACTGCTCAAGAAGCACAAGGACCTTCACTGTGCCAAG GTGCTGAAGGCCATTGGCTTGCAGAGGACTGGCAAGCAGGATGAAGCCTACGCCCTGGCACAAGAAGTAGCAGCACTTGAACCCACAGATGACAATTCCTTGCAAGCACTGACCATTCTCTACAGGGAAATGCACAGAC CCGAGCTGGTGACTAAACTTTATGAGGCAGCTGTGAAGAAGGTCCCCAACAGTGAAGAGTATCACTCCCACCTCTTCATGGCCTATGCCAGGGTTGGAGAGTACAAGAAGATGCAACAG gCTGGAATGGCACTTTATAAGATTGTTCCCAAAAATCCGTATTATTTCTGGTCCGTGATGAGCCTGATCATGCAG TCTATCTCAGCACAGGATGAAAACCTCTCCAAGACGATGTTTTTGCCACTTGCTGAGAGAATGGTGGAAAAAATGGTGAAAGAGGACAAGATTGAAGCTGAGGCTGAA gtggAACTGTACTACATGATCCTGGAACGTttggagaagtacaaggaagcCTTAGATGTTGTGAGGGGAAAGCTTGGAG agaAGCTGACGAGCGAGCTGCAGAGCCGGGAGAACAAGTGCATGGCCATGTACAAGAAGCTGCACAGGTGGCCCGAGTGCAACGCGCTGgccaggaggctgctgctcaaAAA CTCAGATGATTGGCAGTTTTATATAACTTACTTTGATTCAGTGTTTCAACTCATTGATGAGTCCTGGACGCCTCCGGCAGAGGAAGAGCA CTCTCTGGAAGGAGAAGTGCACTGCTCCATCGAGCAGGCTGTGAACTTCATCGAGGAGAGGATAACGGAGGAATCCAAGAGCTCCCGGCCGCTCCGGGGACCCTACCTGGCCAAACTGGAGCTGATCCGGCGCCTGCGACACAGGGGCTGCAACGATGAGTACAAACTGG GTGATCCAGAAGAGCTGATGTTCCAGTACTTCAAAAAATTTGGGGACAAGCCCTGCTGTTTTACTGATCTCAAAGTGTTTGTGGATCTCCTCCCACCCAGCCAGTACACAAAG TTCATCCGGCAGCTGCTGGACGTGATCCcgctggcggcggcggccgagAACGAGGTGGCTCTGCCCGCTGACATCaaggccctgcagcagcacctgtgcGTGGTGCAGctctccaggctgctggggCTCTACCACGCCTTGGAGAAGAAGCAGAAGCTGGCAGTGGTGCGGGAGCTGATGCTGAGATACCGCCACGGCTTGGAGTTTG ggaAATCTTGTTTGAAAACTGAATTGCAGTTTTCAGATTATTACTGCCTGCTTGCAGTCCACCTGCTGCTTGATCTGTGGCTGGAAG GTGAAGAGGCGGCCGTGTGGCAGTGCCTGACTCTCCTGGAGGAAGGGCTGTCTCACAGTCCCTCCAATGCTCAGTTTAAGCTGCTGCTCATCCGGATCTACTGCCGGCTCGGCGCCTTCGAGCCCGTCTCGGAGCTCTACTCCAGCCTCGACGCCAAGCACATCCAGCACGACACCATCGG TTATCTCCTGACACGCTACGCCGGCTCCCTGGGCCACTACGCTGCTGCTTCCCAATCCTGCAACTTTGCACTCAGGTTTTTCCACTCCAACCAGAAAGAT ACCTCAGAATACATCATCCAAGCCTACAAGTACGGGGCGTTTGAGAAGATCCCGGAATTCATCGCGTTCAGGAACAGGCTGAACTCTTCCCTCCACTTCGCGCAGGTTCGCACCGAGCGGATGTTGTTGGACCTCTTACTTGAAGCAAACAT ATCAACCAGTTTAGAAGAAAGTATAAAGTCCATGAgtctgagcccagaggaggatGACATTCCATGGAAAGATCTGCGTGACAACAGAGACCTGACAGTCTTGTTTAGCTGGGATCCAAAAGACAG GGACATTTCTGAGGAACATCGGAAGCTGTCCCTGGAGGAGGAAACCCTGTGGTTGCGAATCCGGTCTTTAACGTTGAGGCTGGTGAGCGGACTCCCAACTCTTGGTCACACCATCCAACCAAAGAATTCTGAAAAGACTGCAGAGAACGGTGTCTCATCCAAGATTGACACGATCcgagccctgctgcagcagctggaagcggCGGTGGATTCGGGGAAGAAGTTTCTAGAACAAAAAATCCAG TATCCTGTCCTTGGCCCTCCTCCTACCCGAATGGCTGGCTTCTTCAGCAATGGCAGCTGTCAGTGCCAGACTAGCTTGTTTTATCTTGTTAGTGATATTTATGAACTAGATACCAATGGCTTAG aagattCAGCAGAAATCCAGGAAAGAATAGGGAATAGTTTCAAGTCTTTAGTAGAACGACTGACAG acttGTTCAGTAAATGTAAAGGTGATTTGATTGAAGTCAGAGATGGCGCCTTGAAAACTCATCCAAACCTGTTAGAAAACTTAGTCTTCTTTgttgag ACGATCTCCATTGCCCTGTGGGTATCGAGTTACTGTGACAGTGTCCTCCGACCTTTTAAATCCAAcctgcaaaaaaagaagaagaaaaaaaaagaaagcagtgtAGCAATG cCGCCTGTATTTACCCATTTCCTGGATTATGTAACTGAACTCCAGACGTTAACTTCCAATGTAATAGATCATATCAAAGGGCTTGAAATCATTCTGACTGCACTAAAACTTGAAGAACTGTCCCTCAAGGACACTCTGCTTTTACAG gaagaaaaaaagtttacaaAGACTGTGCAAGGGAAGGTGCAGAGCAGTTACCACCACTCAGTTCAGGAAATTGGAGAGCTGCTGAAAAAGAGACTCGATACCATTAAAAAACTAAAGATTTGA